The following coding sequences are from one Leptospira mayottensis 200901116 window:
- the fcpA gene encoding flagellar coiling protein FcpA translates to MKVMKSIFILLAVLGLNLSVLAQQNNQGGNQQANETVEKIDELLKGELVPEDDDKNLTEEQKRRKKAIQEQEALWKNPDFKGYDKNFQELHQLSKAFANNKFRLALSNYQSGVNTILKMRESVEQYRKEEAEKKRLDEKWYWHKVDRKAREDRVVSREKLVAKQQALNYFTKAINHLDEIKNPDLRERPEFKRLLSDTYRSWILTEYDLQNLPQCIPILELYIEIDENEKEYPAHKYLASCYAFEENMIKKYGGASEDQMFKYRYKKNVHLLRATELKYGKDSPEYKHIVNLVNKDEVISVRP, encoded by the coding sequence ATGAAGGTGATGAAAAGCATATTCATTCTTCTGGCCGTGCTGGGACTCAACCTGTCTGTTTTAGCTCAGCAAAACAATCAGGGCGGTAATCAGCAAGCCAATGAAACTGTAGAAAAAATTGACGAGCTGCTAAAAGGCGAGTTGGTTCCCGAAGACGATGACAAGAACCTCACGGAAGAGCAGAAGCGTCGTAAAAAAGCAATCCAGGAACAAGAAGCTCTGTGGAAAAACCCTGATTTTAAGGGCTATGATAAAAATTTCCAAGAACTCCACCAGCTCTCCAAGGCATTCGCGAACAACAAATTTAGGCTGGCATTATCCAATTACCAATCGGGAGTAAACACGATTCTCAAAATGAGAGAATCCGTTGAACAATACCGTAAAGAAGAAGCCGAGAAAAAACGTCTCGATGAAAAGTGGTATTGGCATAAGGTCGACCGCAAAGCAAGAGAAGACCGTGTCGTTTCTCGCGAGAAACTCGTTGCGAAACAACAGGCTCTGAACTATTTCACTAAGGCAATCAATCACTTAGATGAAATTAAAAACCCAGATTTGAGAGAAAGACCGGAATTCAAAAGACTTCTTTCCGACACTTATAGATCATGGATTCTCACTGAGTATGATTTACAAAATCTTCCGCAGTGTATCCCCATTCTCGAACTTTATATCGAAATCGATGAAAACGAGAAAGAATATCCTGCTCACAAGTATTTGGCAAGTTGCTACGCTTTCGAAGAGAACATGATCAAAAAATACGGCGGAGCTTCTGAAGATCAGATGTTCAAATACCGTTACAAGAAAAACGTTCACCTCTTAAGAGCAACCGAGCTGAAATACGGCAAAGACTCTCCGGAATACAAACACATCGTAAACCTTGTGAACAAGGACGAAGTGATTTCCGTAAGACCGTAA
- the zapE gene encoding AFG1/ZapE family ATPase: MILKNYTSVREGTPECPQCGGVGFSLTENVLGTHSGVLSICHCISENCPCQGKPPWRVYDESLGKMVPCVCHNARMELGHLETIFKKSGIPPKYRYRTLDQADHSAEIGISFMIAHDWANELVKKWKDSDFHAQGLYLWGGPGTGKTLLACIILNELIFRYKTNCKYAKINRDFLNTLRETYQKDSETHGMEKTIETLFAEVEVLVLDDFGVQKESDWSNSKLYDLIDARYEQEKITILTSNTSPAEWKDKAEGRIYSRLKEMTMEIHLECADYRLKLSESGGRG, encoded by the coding sequence ATGATTCTTAAGAATTACACATCCGTCCGAGAAGGAACTCCCGAATGTCCGCAGTGCGGGGGCGTCGGATTTTCCCTTACAGAAAATGTTCTAGGAACTCATTCAGGTGTTCTTTCGATTTGCCACTGCATTTCTGAAAATTGCCCCTGCCAGGGAAAACCTCCCTGGAGAGTGTATGACGAGAGTCTTGGCAAAATGGTTCCTTGTGTTTGTCACAACGCGAGAATGGAACTCGGACATTTGGAAACTATATTCAAAAAATCTGGAATTCCTCCCAAATATCGATACAGAACCTTGGATCAAGCTGATCATAGCGCCGAAATCGGAATTTCATTTATGATTGCGCACGACTGGGCAAATGAACTTGTAAAAAAATGGAAAGATTCCGATTTTCACGCTCAAGGATTATATCTCTGGGGGGGACCCGGAACGGGGAAAACCCTTTTAGCGTGTATCATTCTCAATGAATTGATTTTTAGATATAAGACAAATTGTAAATACGCAAAAATCAATCGAGACTTTCTCAATACTCTCCGTGAAACGTATCAAAAAGATTCCGAAACGCACGGAATGGAAAAGACGATTGAAACTCTTTTTGCCGAAGTCGAAGTATTGGTGTTAGATGATTTCGGAGTTCAGAAAGAATCTGATTGGTCCAATTCTAAGTTATACGATCTCATTGATGCGAGATACGAACAGGAAAAAATTACTATTCTTACTTCAAATACTTCTCCTGCGGAATGGAAAGACAAGGCGGAAGGAAGGATTTATTCCAGATTAAAAGAAATGACAATGGAAATTCATTTGGAATGTGCGGATTATCGTTTAAAACTTTCTGAATCTGGAGGAAGAGGATGA
- the folK gene encoding 2-amino-4-hydroxy-6-hydroxymethyldihydropteridine diphosphokinase: MKEAFLSLGSNLENRSEFLKIAVRKLKNIIGIEVLKESEPLNTVALEVTDQPDFLNQILKIETTFNPEELLEVVLRIEKEMGRIRKIEKGPREIDIDILTYDVITMDTYNLHLPHHSLFTRPFIREILESIDEGSLYERFEGGEYEKRT, encoded by the coding sequence ATGAAAGAAGCTTTTCTTTCCTTAGGGTCCAATCTCGAAAATCGATCCGAGTTTTTAAAGATCGCGGTTCGTAAATTGAAGAATATAATCGGGATCGAAGTTCTAAAAGAATCCGAGCCATTGAACACAGTAGCCTTGGAAGTTACCGACCAACCTGATTTCCTCAATCAGATTCTAAAAATTGAAACCACTTTCAATCCGGAGGAATTGTTGGAAGTTGTTCTTAGGATTGAAAAAGAGATGGGTAGGATTCGAAAGATTGAAAAAGGACCGAGAGAAATCGACATCGATATTCTCACTTATGATGTAATTACGATGGATACTTATAATCTACATCTTCCCCATCATTCTCTTTTTACTCGTCCTTTTATCCGAGAAATTTTGGAATCAATCGATGAGGGTTCCTTATACGAGCGTTTTGAGGGAGGCGAATATGAGAAACGTACATAA